Genomic DNA from Leptospiraceae bacterium:
AAAAACCAGAAAGAAAAAAAATACAAAAAGTGGAGTGGTAAAATTCATTCGAAACCACGAAGTGTAAGCTGATTAATATTAATCAGGACATATAAAGTCAATAGAAAAAGGGGAAACACATAGAAAAAAGTGAGATTGATAAGTTCCTTCAGAAAGTAAGTGAACTCATGGGAAAAATCCCGGAATCCTATGAAGCCGATTTACAATTTGAAATGGAGTCTTTTATTGGAAGATTGGAGGGCTTTACCCGTTCTCAGGAAAGCACTGCCATAAACCATCGAAACAGGATGGATAAATATTTTATACGCTATGAGCTCTTTCAGTTCCTGGAATCTGATATAACCAATCTATTACAGAAAGTGCTCAGCGATGAAACCATTGTCTGTGAAGGATTCCCCTCTTTGCAGGAAATAGAACCGGAAATCACCCAACTCCTGCAGGAAATGAGCTTTCAAAGCTATTTAAGAAATAATTCCAACCGAATCCATACATCTATTAGTCGCAGATGGCTTACAAAGCTTTACAATCGTGGCAATCTCAGAACGAAAAAAATACTCAACTACATGGTTTTGTATAAAAATCGGATGTATTCCTTTGCCAGTAATGCCCCTTCCGAGTATTCGAATATACATAGTTTTATTCGAGCTTTTCTCAATTCCAAAGATTTTGAATTGGATTTTGAAGAAATATATTTTGCCGAAACCGAGTTAACGAATGAAATTACAATAGCCCTGGCAAAAAAATTCTCTTCCGTAGATAGACTAAAATTTTTATATATGAACCGACTTGTAAATAAGTATTCGGAGAACTTCATCAGGGTTTTACATTCCGAATACGCCCTGAAAATGAAAGAATCCGAATCTACCCAGGTTCTCATTAGTTCTGATTTATTAAGATTCCATGAGTCCCTCGGAGCTGAGTTAAAAACAGCCGAAAAACACATCAATAAGCAAATTCAAAAAGAAATACCCTCCAACACAGAACAGATAGAGTTTCATCTCTGGTTTTCCCCCCTGATTGATATAGGAGGGGACTTTTACAGATTGTTAAAGTTAAAAGAGAATGAATACGGGATTTTTCTAGCTGATATTGCCGGCCATGGAATTTCTGCCGCTATCTATTTAAATACCCTCAGGTTAAGTTTTGAAAAATTTAAAAGATATTACGAAAGACCCGGAAAACTTCTAAAAAGTATGAATGAGGATCTCTACGGAAAAACCGGAGATTCTTTTATTACCTCCATTTATATCTATATAAACCTGAAAAAAAGAAAAATTCGCTACAGCAATGCCGGCCATCCGAAAGGTTTTATCCATGGAATAGAAAAAGGGAAGCCTCTAAAAATGAAATTCTTAAAGCAAACGGGTAGGGTGCTCGGTGTTTTTGAAAAAACTCCTTATGAGGAAGTTGAGATTCATTATGAACCCAAACAAAGACTCGTTCTTTTTACAGATGGAATCACCGAAACCTTTAATTCTGAGTATAAAATGTTAGGAGAAAGGGGCTTAATCCGCTACTCAAAAGAATCCTGGCAATTATCCGGAAACGATACACTTGAATCTATCAAGAAGAAACTCCTCATCTTTCAGGATCAAAGCGTCAACCAGGATGATCGCTGCCTTATCATTACAGATCTTTTATAGGTATGCTTAATTTTAATCAGAATAAAAAGACTTAAACATTGAATTTACACCTTACCCCGCAGTGCGGACAGGTGCAGTATATTTCTGCTTTTACGGTCCTACCTTTGGAAGTTTCGACTTTTCCAATAGCAACAAATTCAAAATCGACTCCTGAAGGAACATAATGACCCTTTCCATAACGTGCGGTTCCCTCTATCTGGTTTGAACAGGCATGACACCTGACCTTTACCTTTAATACTTCAGCCATAATTCTTAAAGCGTATAAGATACACCCGCATTTATCAAGCAATTTTCAGAAATCGAGAAATTCATAAAGTGACATAATGTCATGAGAATCTAAGATTGATGTGCATGACAGATTGTCAGAAAAAACCCCTTTTATCCGTAATGCACGCCTGCAAAACTCTTTTTCGGGTGAGTAAACAGCAGAAAAGGTAATTTATTCAATATATCGCATAACGTACGGGTATGAATTCTACCCGACATATAGAATTTCTTGAAACTAACAGGTGGGAGGCGACGATTTAAAAATTAAAAAAGAGAAATCAGGAAGTAAAAAAACACCTCCCCTGCCCTGCAACATAAGGAAATGCTAAATTTTTACGTCACATAACAGGGTATTCGCCGAAAAATAGTTATTTATAGGGTCTATTTTCTAACTTTTTTAACTGTTTTTTCCTGTGCTTAGCACAGGAGGAAATAACAAAAAATCCTTTTTTCTTGATTCCGATTAATGTGTTTGAATGAATTTTATCTATCTACAGGCTTGTTGAAATGACTCATCTATTTTTTCAAGAAGCACTGGAAAATTGCACATTTTGTGCAATCGATCTGGAAACTACAGGTCTGAACCCGGGAGAATCCGAAATTCTTGAAATAGCCGCTTTAAAATTTAATAAAAACTCCGAACTAGGCAGTTATAATACACTTACCCTTCCGGAAAAAAACTTAAATTTAGAGGCCCAAAAAATCAATGGAATAACAGCAGAAATGCTAAAAGAAAAAGGAGTTCCTTTAGACTTAGCATTGAAAACACTCTGGGAATTTTGTTCAGGTTCAAAATTTGTATTTCATAACTCAGACTTTGATATGTCCTTTCTGGATTATGAAAGTAAACGTAAAAACCTGAATATTCCTTTAAGTCCGGTTTTTTGTAGTCTGCACCTCTCTCGAAAAGTCTTTCCAAACCTGGAAAGACACCGCTTAAGTGCTCTCAGGGAGCACTTTCAAATTTCGCATCGACTTTCCCGCAGCAATCTTTCAGATTCTTATCATGAAGCTCTTGATGATTGTTTTGCATGCAAAGAAGTCTTTGTTCATTGCCTTAATAAACTCGATTCCTGGAAATCAGACGCTTTAAACATCATAGTTCATCCTGAAAACAAAAAATTAAGCCAGGACTATCGTTTTAAATAAACAACATCCCTTTAAAAAAGCAGGGAATTTTTATTCAATCTCGGGCGAGCCACCGGTGGCTCGCTTGCTTCATTCACCCACGGGAACTTCCCTTATCTCCCAGTAAAGTAGGATCATAGATATATTTTTTTCCCTCACCTTTTTCGTTACGCTTCACCATATAAATAAAATGTTTTACATACATCGTATAAGGTTCCGGAATCTCTCTTGGATCAAACTCTAATGGGTTTTTTAAAAGATTTTTCACAGAATCCAGATTCAAATCCTCTTTTCCAATATGCATTAAAGCTTCGAGGCGTTTGCAGATCTCATGATCATTCACTTCCACGCTCAAACGTTTCATTACTTCAATAAATTTAGGAAATACTACTTTTTCCAAATCCCCTCCTCCCTACATTAAACGCCTTGCCCGGTATTTCCATTCCCAGAGCATAATTTCTTCTTCGATATTTACAGCCTGTTCCTGGTATTTTTCCAACAGGGTATATACCATGTACGCCACTTCTCTTGAAAAACCGTTCTCAAGTTCGTTTTCAAACTGGTCTTCATTCCTATCAATAATTAATATAGCCAAGCGAAAAATTTCATCAAGTGTTCTTACCCTATCCTTGTTGCTTTCCAATTCTTCTTTATTATTCACATTTTTTAACATTACAGATAAAAAGGTGCGAATAAATGCAATGTCTTCTGATTTTAAATCAAAATCAAAGAGCAATT
This window encodes:
- a CDS encoding serine/threonine-protein phosphatase; translation: MGKIPESYEADLQFEMESFIGRLEGFTRSQESTAINHRNRMDKYFIRYELFQFLESDITNLLQKVLSDETIVCEGFPSLQEIEPEITQLLQEMSFQSYLRNNSNRIHTSISRRWLTKLYNRGNLRTKKILNYMVLYKNRMYSFASNAPSEYSNIHSFIRAFLNSKDFELDFEEIYFAETELTNEITIALAKKFSSVDRLKFLYMNRLVNKYSENFIRVLHSEYALKMKESESTQVLISSDLLRFHESLGAELKTAEKHINKQIQKEIPSNTEQIEFHLWFSPLIDIGGDFYRLLKLKENEYGIFLADIAGHGISAAIYLNTLRLSFEKFKRYYERPGKLLKSMNEDLYGKTGDSFITSIYIYINLKKRKIRYSNAGHPKGFIHGIEKGKPLKMKFLKQTGRVLGVFEKTPYEEVEIHYEPKQRLVLFTDGITETFNSEYKMLGERGLIRYSKESWQLSGNDTLESIKKKLLIFQDQSVNQDDRCLIITDLL
- a CDS encoding 3'-5' exonuclease yields the protein MTHLFFQEALENCTFCAIDLETTGLNPGESEILEIAALKFNKNSELGSYNTLTLPEKNLNLEAQKINGITAEMLKEKGVPLDLALKTLWEFCSGSKFVFHNSDFDMSFLDYESKRKNLNIPLSPVFCSLHLSRKVFPNLERHRLSALREHFQISHRLSRSNLSDSYHEALDDCFACKEVFVHCLNKLDSWKSDALNIIVHPENKKLSQDYRFK